Proteins from a single region of Haloplanus sp. GDY1:
- a CDS encoding M24 family metallopeptidase produces MSDAADVRGVERALAAGAAGVRAVAARLDAATPAEGRLRADGDALTPGRLECVADAAVADAGGADPGTRVETRDGTLRPGAPVVVALEPTVEGVPGPWSRTFVVDGAGGWERRAAVAVEMAHDAVVRAAEPGVPARRVVDEAVAELGAYGLGTAEVPVAWSVGEGPAFPSETPLAAGETFALAPAAVDPGGDRGRVRIGTCYVVTESGVRALGDLPTSLSPGAY; encoded by the coding sequence GTGAGCGACGCGGCCGACGTGCGGGGCGTCGAGCGTGCGCTCGCGGCCGGCGCCGCCGGCGTCCGCGCCGTCGCGGCCCGCCTCGACGCCGCGACGCCCGCCGAGGGGCGCCTCCGCGCCGACGGCGACGCCCTCACTCCCGGGCGACTGGAGTGCGTCGCCGACGCCGCCGTCGCCGACGCCGGCGGCGCGGATCCGGGGACGCGAGTCGAGACGCGCGACGGGACGCTCCGGCCGGGCGCCCCCGTCGTCGTCGCGCTCGAACCGACGGTCGAGGGCGTTCCCGGCCCGTGGTCGCGCACGTTCGTCGTCGACGGCGCTGGCGGGTGGGAGCGGCGCGCGGCCGTCGCCGTCGAGATGGCCCACGACGCCGTCGTCCGCGCCGCGGAACCCGGGGTTCCCGCCCGGCGGGTCGTCGACGAGGCGGTCGCGGAACTCGGCGCCTACGGCCTGGGGACGGCCGAGGTGCCCGTCGCGTGGTCGGTCGGGGAGGGGCCGGCGTTCCCGTCGGAGACGCCGCTGGCGGCGGGCGAGACGTTCGCGCTCGCGCCGGCGGCAGTCGACCCCGGCGGCGACCGCGGGCGGGTCCGGATCGGAACGTGTTACGTCGTCACCGAGTCGGGCGTCCGTGCGCTCGGCGACCTCCCCACGTCGCTGTCGCCGGGCGCGTACTGA
- a CDS encoding DUF6432 family protein translates to MKAKREFRDREDVEVAILDALVDRGGEGMTVFELRAAVEEDIDTLEAALAELNEDSLISVESSDGRTVVLPDDRVVPDPGEAPEEEGSLLDAVRDRLGL, encoded by the coding sequence ATGAAGGCCAAACGGGAGTTCCGGGACCGCGAGGACGTGGAGGTGGCCATCCTCGACGCGCTGGTCGACCGCGGGGGTGAGGGCATGACCGTCTTCGAACTCCGTGCGGCCGTCGAGGAGGACATCGACACGCTCGAAGCCGCCCTGGCGGAACTGAACGAGGACTCGCTCATCTCCGTCGAGTCGAGCGACGGCCGGACCGTGGTGCTCCCGGACGACCGGGTCGTCCCCGACCCGGGCGAGGCCCCCGAAGAGGAGGGGAGCCTGCTGGACGCCGTCCGGGACCGCCTCGGTCTCTGA
- a CDS encoding aminomethyltransferase family protein encodes MTRGLHADYGAEFETRGGRDVVAHYGRPDRTHLAVRNGVGVIEMGYGVVVVEGPDAVDYVDNAVSNRVPDADGEGCYALLLDPQGGIETDCYVYNAGERLLCFTPPERADPLADEWSDKVFIQDVSIRDASSAFAVFGVHGPSATETLATLLAGASVPETEAPLTFVRGSIADAGVTVVSADDPTGETGYEVVCTADAAEDVLDSLLTRGSPTTPVGYHTWDTLTLEAGTPLFETELVGRIPNVAGVRNALDFEKGCYVGQEVVSRVENQGRPSERLVGLTLDAVPESGAAVFDGDAAVGEVTRAAETPSCDRPVALAYVEYGVADDAPDLAVRVDGTDVAATVTDLPFVEGSGRSARLPRYD; translated from the coding sequence ATGACACGGGGTCTCCACGCCGACTACGGCGCCGAGTTCGAGACGCGGGGCGGGCGCGACGTCGTCGCCCACTACGGCCGGCCCGACCGGACCCACCTCGCGGTCCGCAACGGCGTCGGCGTCATCGAGATGGGCTACGGCGTCGTCGTCGTCGAGGGCCCCGACGCCGTCGACTACGTCGACAACGCCGTCTCCAATCGCGTCCCCGACGCCGACGGCGAGGGCTGTTACGCCCTCCTACTGGACCCGCAGGGCGGCATCGAGACCGACTGCTACGTCTACAACGCCGGGGAACGCCTGCTCTGTTTCACCCCGCCGGAGCGGGCCGACCCCCTCGCCGACGAGTGGAGCGACAAGGTGTTCATCCAGGACGTGTCGATCCGCGACGCCAGTTCGGCGTTCGCCGTCTTCGGCGTCCACGGCCCCTCAGCCACCGAGACGCTGGCGACGCTCCTGGCCGGCGCGAGCGTCCCCGAAACCGAGGCCCCCCTCACGTTCGTCCGCGGATCCATCGCCGACGCCGGCGTCACCGTCGTCTCCGCGGACGACCCGACGGGCGAAACCGGGTACGAGGTGGTCTGTACCGCCGACGCCGCCGAGGACGTCCTCGACTCCCTGCTCACCCGCGGGTCGCCCACCACCCCCGTCGGCTATCACACCTGGGACACCCTGACGCTGGAGGCCGGGACGCCGCTCTTCGAGACGGAACTCGTCGGCCGAATTCCGAACGTCGCCGGCGTGCGCAACGCGCTCGACTTCGAGAAGGGCTGTTACGTCGGCCAGGAGGTGGTCTCCCGCGTCGAGAACCAGGGGCGGCCGAGCGAGCGACTCGTCGGCCTGACGCTCGATGCCGTCCCCGAGTCGGGGGCGGCGGTGTTCGACGGCGACGCCGCCGTCGGCGAGGTCACCCGTGCCGCCGAGACGCCGTCGTGCGACCGGCCGGTCGCGCTCGCGTACGTCGAGTACGGGGTCGCCGACGACGCGCCGGACCTCGCGGTCCGGGTCGACGGCACCGACGTCGCGGCGACCGTCACCGACCTCCCCTTCGTCGAGGGGAGCGGCCGCTCGGCGCGACTCCCCCGCTACGACTGA
- a CDS encoding DUF5611 family protein has protein sequence MKEYKMRRGETLDENAPDLKGTIEEYFGSVTGTEEYEGNDLYVVGDPDNPVFERIVAGAATYSGKKDKLAVHFEEKPAAQVIEEGHADAAEDAVSAKNDFLLEVTGRDAKSRRDSMKRSVEDDPDDVPNA, from the coding sequence ATGAAGGAGTACAAGATGCGTCGCGGGGAAACCCTCGATGAGAACGCACCGGATCTCAAGGGGACCATCGAGGAGTACTTCGGGTCGGTGACGGGGACCGAGGAGTACGAGGGGAACGACCTCTACGTCGTCGGCGACCCCGACAACCCCGTGTTCGAGCGCATCGTCGCCGGGGCGGCGACATACAGCGGCAAGAAGGACAAACTCGCGGTCCACTTCGAGGAGAAACCGGCCGCGCAGGTGATCGAGGAGGGCCACGCCGACGCCGCCGAGGACGCGGTCAGCGCCAAGAACGACTTTCTGCTCGAAGTGACGGGGCGCGACGCCAAGTCCCGTCGCGACTCGATGAAACGCTCCGTCGAGGACGACCCCGACGACGTGCCCAACGCCTGA
- a CDS encoding DUF502 domain-containing protein — protein MSLSGRLRASFVTGLLLVAPLAVTVFVLQFVFVRTTGLLDPLVRATRLTNYTGNVQVVAQLLAALSIAAAITLLGYLASRRLGERLFGGFERAVRLVPLVRTVYFGVRQVSESLAQRSAGYDAVVLVEFPREGVYAVGFVTNEAPRAARRATNEDLHTVFLPNSPNPTAGTLALVPAADVHEVDMSVRRGLRLLVTTGLSVDDVDELPAEVVD, from the coding sequence ATGAGCCTCAGCGGCCGGCTCCGGGCCAGTTTCGTCACCGGACTCCTCCTGGTGGCGCCCCTCGCGGTGACGGTGTTCGTCCTCCAGTTCGTCTTCGTCCGCACGACCGGGCTGTTGGATCCGCTGGTGCGGGCGACGCGGCTGACGAACTACACCGGCAACGTTCAGGTGGTCGCCCAGTTGCTCGCGGCCCTCTCCATCGCCGCGGCGATCACCCTCCTCGGCTACCTCGCCTCGCGCCGCCTCGGCGAGCGCCTGTTCGGCGGGTTCGAGCGGGCGGTCCGCCTCGTCCCCCTCGTTCGGACCGTCTACTTCGGCGTCCGGCAGGTGAGCGAGTCGCTGGCACAGCGGTCGGCGGGCTACGACGCCGTCGTCCTCGTCGAGTTCCCCCGAGAGGGGGTCTACGCCGTCGGCTTCGTCACCAACGAGGCCCCACGGGCCGCGCGCCGCGCGACGAACGAGGACCTCCACACCGTCTTCCTCCCCAACAGCCCCAACCCGACCGCGGGGACGCTCGCACTCGTCCCCGCCGCCGACGTTCACGAGGTTGATATGTCCGTCCGCCGGGGGCTCAGGCTGCTCGTGACGACGGGGCTGAGCGTCGACGACGTGGACGAACTCCCGGCCGAGGTGGTCGACTGA
- a CDS encoding riboflavin synthase — MFTGIVEGTGDVIDVDDADGGRRLRVGHGFGDDALAEGQSISVSGVCLTVERYGDGWFEAFLASETVAKTYLGEVGVGDAVNLERAMPADGRFDGHIVQGHVDGVATVAGIDRVGDDWAFTFDLPPDLGRYVVEKGSVALDGISLTVADRAEDLISVAVIPTTYDLTTLSAKDPGDPVHVEVDVVAKYVERLVE, encoded by the coding sequence ATGTTCACCGGCATCGTCGAGGGGACGGGCGACGTGATCGACGTCGACGACGCCGACGGGGGACGCCGCCTCCGCGTCGGCCACGGGTTCGGCGACGACGCCCTCGCGGAGGGGCAGTCCATCAGCGTCTCCGGCGTCTGCCTCACGGTCGAGCGGTACGGCGACGGGTGGTTCGAGGCCTTCCTCGCGAGCGAGACGGTCGCGAAGACGTACCTCGGCGAGGTGGGCGTCGGCGACGCCGTCAACCTGGAGCGGGCGATGCCCGCCGACGGCCGGTTCGACGGCCACATCGTCCAGGGCCACGTCGACGGCGTGGCGACCGTCGCGGGGATCGACCGCGTCGGCGACGACTGGGCGTTCACCTTCGACCTGCCGCCGGACCTGGGACGGTACGTCGTCGAGAAGGGATCGGTCGCGCTCGACGGGATCAGCCTGACCGTCGCCGACCGGGCCGAGGACCTGATCTCGGTCGCCGTCATCCCGACGACGTACGACCTGACGACGCTCTCGGCGAAGGACCCCGGCGATCCGGTCCACGTCGAGGTCGACGTGGTGGCGAAGTACGTCGAGCGCCTGGTCGAGTGA
- a CDS encoding PrsW family intramembrane metalloprotease → MSRRRDPVEERAGDDVDLYDIATWERRGLLDGVASGIYRVLVASTRIFVVGVALLILVGIGGLSALTDPQIGVLTALSALPALGLAVYVRRSDATDGEPLSLLVATFLLGVLTANFAAVLNTYTQGVFAGLGFLGNALFFFVVVGPVEETVKLLAVRLYAYGDDRFQAVVDGAVYGAVAGLGFATIENALYITQNLDGATMASGLGLIGAGNNITAIRALAGPGHVIYSAFAGYYLGLAKFNRENRGPIIVKGLLVAALIHATYNTTVGIGSGLVGLATGLGQLPSFFVWVLIYDGVFGLILFRKIRRYSHTYRQVHEDETAEESAFDVEPTEFES, encoded by the coding sequence ATGTCGCGCAGACGGGACCCGGTCGAGGAGCGCGCCGGCGACGACGTCGACCTCTACGACATCGCCACCTGGGAACGGCGGGGACTCCTCGACGGGGTCGCGTCGGGCATCTATCGCGTCCTCGTGGCGTCGACCCGCATCTTCGTCGTCGGCGTCGCGCTGCTCATCCTGGTCGGTATCGGTGGCCTGAGCGCGCTGACCGACCCACAGATCGGCGTGTTGACGGCCCTGTCGGCGCTCCCGGCGCTCGGGCTGGCCGTCTACGTCCGCCGCTCGGACGCGACGGACGGCGAACCGCTCTCCCTGCTGGTCGCCACGTTCCTCCTCGGCGTCCTGACCGCCAACTTCGCGGCGGTGCTCAACACCTACACGCAGGGCGTCTTCGCCGGCCTCGGCTTCCTCGGCAACGCGCTCTTTTTCTTCGTCGTCGTCGGCCCCGTCGAGGAGACGGTGAAGCTCCTCGCGGTGCGGCTCTACGCCTACGGCGACGACCGGTTCCAGGCCGTCGTCGACGGCGCCGTCTACGGCGCCGTCGCCGGCCTCGGCTTCGCCACCATCGAGAACGCCCTCTACATCACCCAGAACCTCGACGGGGCGACGATGGCGAGCGGCCTCGGACTCATCGGCGCCGGCAACAACATCACCGCCATCCGCGCCCTCGCCGGGCCGGGTCACGTCATCTACTCCGCCTTCGCCGGCTACTACCTCGGCCTCGCGAAGTTCAACCGCGAGAACCGCGGGCCGATCATCGTCAAGGGGCTGCTCGTCGCCGCGCTCATCCACGCCACCTACAACACCACGGTCGGCATCGGCTCGGGGCTGGTCGGCCTCGCCACGGGGCTCGGACAGCTCCCCTCGTTTTTCGTCTGGGTCCTGATCTACGACGGCGTCTTCGGGCTCATCCTCTTCCGGAAGATCCGGCGGTACAGCCACACCTACCGCCAGGTCCACGAGGACGAAACCGCCGAGGAGTCGGCCTTCGACGTCGAGCCGACGGAGTTCGAGTCGTAG
- a CDS encoding SDR family NAD(P)-dependent oxidoreductase, translating into MLTTDLSDRVALVTGSAKGIGRELALSMAEAGAAVAVHYHSSDEAARATAAVAREASGAATTVQGDVTDPDDVDAMFDAVEADLGTVDLLVNNVGDFAPRHWEEIDFETWNRVLDTNFNGTYLCSKRALPAMRDAGFGRIVNVGYAGTERALVYPKNFPYLVAKTGVVMFTRMLANDTTEDGITVNCISPYVVENSDEFPDEAPRGRWASFSDLRQVLFFFLDSDSGYVSGENVEVDGGWIPEAL; encoded by the coding sequence ATGCTCACGACCGACCTCTCAGACCGGGTCGCACTGGTGACGGGGAGCGCGAAGGGGATCGGCCGCGAACTCGCCCTCTCGATGGCCGAGGCGGGGGCGGCCGTCGCGGTTCACTACCACTCCAGCGACGAGGCGGCGCGGGCGACGGCCGCGGTGGCCCGCGAGGCCAGCGGCGCCGCGACGACCGTGCAGGGCGACGTGACCGACCCCGACGACGTGGACGCGATGTTCGACGCCGTGGAGGCGGACCTCGGGACCGTCGACCTCCTCGTCAACAACGTCGGGGACTTCGCGCCCCGACACTGGGAGGAGATCGACTTCGAGACCTGGAACCGGGTGCTGGATACGAACTTCAACGGCACGTACCTCTGCTCGAAGCGGGCGCTGCCCGCGATGCGCGACGCCGGGTTCGGCCGCATCGTCAACGTCGGCTACGCGGGGACCGAACGCGCGCTGGTCTACCCCAAGAACTTCCCCTACCTCGTCGCGAAGACGGGGGTCGTCATGTTCACGCGGATGCTCGCCAACGACACCACCGAGGACGGCATCACGGTCAACTGCATCTCGCCGTACGTCGTCGAGAACTCCGACGAGTTCCCCGACGAGGCGCCGCGGGGCCGGTGGGCCTCCTTTTCGGACCTGCGGCAGGTGCTCTTCTTCTTCCTCGATTCGGACAGCGGATACGTGAGCGGCGAGAACGTGGAGGTAGACGGCGGCTGGATCCCGGAGGCGCTGTAG
- a CDS encoding DUF7533 family protein, producing the protein MRLGILETVGLAATLIFAIPVGVYGVESLLAGRTALGVGLVVVAVLMVVLPRRLTTPSDLPGAVAERVVGDAVTDPDEEE; encoded by the coding sequence ATGCGACTCGGGATCCTCGAGACGGTCGGGCTGGCGGCGACCCTGATTTTCGCCATCCCGGTCGGCGTCTACGGCGTCGAGAGCCTCCTCGCCGGCCGGACGGCCCTCGGCGTCGGCCTCGTCGTCGTCGCCGTCCTGATGGTCGTCCTGCCGCGGCGGCTCACCACGCCGTCCGACCTGCCGGGCGCCGTCGCCGAACGCGTCGTCGGCGACGCGGTGACAGACCCCGACGAGGAGGAGTGA
- a CDS encoding formate/nitrite transporter family protein translates to MSAQSDEPEEGSTEGGRAPDHTPISQEETLRAQLELGKEELSRPTRGLALSGLSAGLDIGFGPLFMTALITAGAGVWTEPTLRIATGVSYAIGFVFVVLSGTELFTEHTTLAVLPVLNGEATVFDLLRLWGVVYATNLVGGAVFAAGMVRFGPAYGIIDPTAFVRLAGPLVSHSVLTTLAAAVLAGWLMALLSWMVTSVKGSSARIILVVAVTAVIGFGHLPHSIAGNVEVLAGLLVSPAITAADYLRFLAVTTVGNVLGGTVFVSLLKYGYVIGGLDG, encoded by the coding sequence GTGAGCGCACAGTCCGACGAGCCCGAGGAGGGGTCGACCGAAGGGGGCCGAGCCCCCGACCACACGCCCATCTCGCAGGAGGAGACGCTCCGCGCACAGCTGGAGCTGGGCAAGGAGGAGCTGTCGCGGCCGACGCGGGGGCTGGCGCTGTCGGGGCTCTCCGCGGGCCTCGACATCGGCTTCGGGCCGCTGTTCATGACCGCCCTGATAACCGCCGGCGCGGGGGTCTGGACCGAGCCGACCCTGCGTATCGCGACCGGCGTTAGCTACGCCATCGGCTTCGTGTTCGTCGTCCTCAGCGGGACGGAGCTGTTCACCGAACACACGACGCTCGCGGTGTTGCCCGTGTTGAACGGGGAGGCGACGGTGTTCGACCTGCTACGGCTGTGGGGCGTGGTCTACGCGACGAACCTCGTCGGCGGCGCCGTCTTCGCGGCCGGGATGGTCCGCTTCGGACCGGCCTACGGGATCATCGACCCCACGGCGTTCGTTCGACTGGCCGGGCCGCTGGTCTCCCACTCCGTCCTCACGACGCTCGCCGCGGCGGTGCTCGCGGGGTGGCTGATGGCGCTGCTCTCGTGGATGGTCACGTCCGTCAAGGGGTCGAGCGCCCGGATCATCCTGGTCGTCGCCGTCACCGCCGTCATCGGGTTCGGCCACCTACCCCACTCCATCGCCGGCAACGTCGAGGTCCTTGCCGGCCTGCTCGTCTCGCCGGCCATCACGGCCGCCGACTACCTTCGGTTTCTGGCCGTCACGACCGTCGGGAACGTCCTCGGCGGGACGGTGTTCGTCTCGTTGCTGAAGTACGGCTACGTCATCGGCGGCCTCGATGGCTGA
- a CDS encoding glycosyltransferase family A protein codes for MDVLITHRNQEQTIRRSLDSLLGQLGPSDRLVIVDSNSTDGSFDVIEKYYVSESVVMDFESGLSRGEGRQSAFELGSDEIVAAHIDLDVTYSPCLSTVAERYRDLRAEREPGLLLFHGGMIADRSVVDAAGGWRDLQVHEDKDLWVRIAEQFPVYYLPVSIVEEHDNYEWQSVRYRLRRLYSNYRDALRLGIPRARLERSIRNHLPLTERWRDRRLLSLAARNARDGAFDTLERYSFDPEAHLLRELPFGSLVESGALPLSRLDVPPELAEYRSTSAYPGMTSYASDGGGGSAGGHSR; via the coding sequence ATGGACGTCCTGATCACCCACCGGAATCAGGAGCAGACGATCAGACGATCGCTCGACAGCCTGCTCGGCCAGCTCGGCCCGAGCGATCGGCTCGTCATCGTCGATTCGAACTCCACGGACGGATCGTTCGACGTGATCGAGAAGTACTACGTCAGCGAGTCGGTGGTCATGGACTTCGAATCCGGGCTGTCGCGGGGCGAGGGGAGACAGAGCGCGTTCGAACTCGGGAGCGACGAGATCGTCGCGGCCCACATCGACCTGGACGTGACCTACAGCCCCTGTCTGTCGACGGTGGCCGAGCGCTATCGCGACCTCCGTGCGGAACGCGAACCCGGACTGCTGCTGTTTCACGGTGGGATGATCGCGGACCGAAGCGTCGTCGACGCGGCCGGGGGGTGGCGCGACCTCCAGGTACACGAGGACAAGGATCTCTGGGTCCGCATCGCCGAGCAGTTTCCGGTGTACTACCTCCCGGTGTCGATCGTCGAGGAACACGACAACTACGAGTGGCAGTCGGTCCGCTATCGGCTCCGGCGACTGTACAGCAACTACCGGGACGCGCTGCGACTGGGGATCCCCCGAGCCCGGTTGGAGCGGTCGATCCGCAACCACCTGCCGCTGACCGAGCGGTGGCGGGACCGGCGACTCCTCTCGCTCGCGGCCCGGAACGCCCGGGACGGCGCGTTCGACACCCTCGAACGGTACAGCTTCGACCCGGAGGCCCACCTGCTGCGCGAACTCCCGTTCGGGAGTCTCGTCGAGTCCGGTGCGCTGCCGCTGTCGCGTCTCGACGTCCCGCCGGAACTGGCCGAGTACCGCTCGACGTCCGCCTACCCCGGCATGACAAGTTACGCGAGCGACGGGGGCGGCGGCTCGGCGGGGGGTCACTCGCGCTGA
- a CDS encoding geranylgeranyl reductase family protein, whose translation MYDFVVVGVGPAGARLARRTAAAGYDVLALEKGTVGTPLACSGHVSTDVWEYVPDGARADLLQNRVYGANFRLGGPDSRSYPFYKSEEVSNVIDRVALDRTLADAAREAGADVREGHTVTGVEVGEDRATVTARTDGETVSFETRLVAGCDGPVSRVRREAGLPEPGETLHGVLAFDPTPDHGDYVDVHLTVPRFFAWRIPRGEAGVEYGLAAPPGADVTERFEALTDAYGVETARRCSGGIPIGPPDRVTGERVLLVGDAAAQTKPFTGGGILYGMTAADCAAETVEPTDPSTLADYEAAWRSELRREIRLGGLIRRAYSLPTPVQRLGLRALDGEIGVHMDRPTSFFSASHLRALATNLLPGGDRERGQS comes from the coding sequence ATGTACGATTTCGTCGTGGTCGGCGTCGGCCCCGCCGGGGCACGGCTCGCCCGCCGGACGGCGGCAGCCGGGTACGACGTGCTGGCCCTGGAGAAGGGCACGGTCGGCACGCCGCTGGCCTGTTCGGGCCACGTCAGCACCGACGTCTGGGAGTACGTCCCCGACGGCGCGAGGGCGGACCTCCTCCAGAACCGGGTCTACGGCGCGAACTTCCGCCTCGGCGGGCCGGACTCGCGGTCCTACCCCTTCTACAAGTCCGAGGAAGTGTCGAACGTCATCGACCGCGTGGCGCTGGATCGGACGCTCGCGGACGCCGCGCGGGAGGCCGGGGCGGACGTGCGCGAGGGACACACGGTGACCGGGGTGGAGGTGGGCGAGGACCGCGCGACGGTGACCGCCCGAACCGACGGCGAGACGGTCAGCTTCGAGACGCGACTGGTCGCGGGGTGTGACGGCCCCGTCTCGCGGGTGCGCCGCGAGGCCGGGCTGCCGGAGCCGGGCGAGACGCTCCACGGCGTCCTCGCCTTCGATCCGACGCCGGATCACGGCGACTACGTCGACGTCCACCTGACGGTGCCGCGCTTTTTCGCGTGGCGCATCCCCCGCGGCGAGGCGGGCGTCGAGTACGGCCTCGCGGCACCGCCGGGCGCCGACGTGACCGAGCGGTTCGAGGCGCTGACCGACGCCTACGGCGTCGAGACGGCCCGCCGCTGTTCGGGTGGCATCCCCATCGGCCCGCCGGATCGGGTCACGGGCGAGCGCGTCCTCCTCGTCGGCGACGCCGCCGCCCAGACCAAGCCCTTCACCGGCGGCGGCATCCTCTACGGCATGACGGCCGCCGACTGCGCGGCCGAGACGGTGGAGCCGACCGACCCCTCGACGCTCGCGGACTACGAGGCGGCGTGGCGCTCGGAACTGCGGCGGGAGATCCGCCTCGGCGGCCTGATCCGGCGGGCGTACTCGCTGCCGACCCCGGTCCAGCGGCTCGGCCTGCGGGCGCTCGACGGCGAGATCGGCGTCCACATGGACCGCCCCACCTCCTTCTTCTCGGCGAGTCACCTGCGGGCGCTCGCGACGAACCTGCTGCCCGGGGGCGACCGGGAGCGCGGTCAGTCGTAG
- a CDS encoding DUF7093 family protein produces MGLRCLLGHEYANREVEREREERGDEVVVTYRTVETCDRCGERRIVSENKEVRPVRNPADESVTTGLGDDGSVTPDLGGDADAEAAAAPDPTPDAGAEGGVDVESAAEAEPDAVDDGDEDVDVDTPTPDEDVDDAIILDDDDDGSDADRGRGEWPDAEGDDDAGDADGEGEGPESVPDAADDGTTVVSGGEEWPDPEGDDEGFDAAPSDGETADVSFGGGLTPEEAAGGDATNGSTAAADGTATGKQFVAAEEVEPVVDDRTEGETEFFCPNCGHARSASGSSMRAGDICPDCHKGYIAEREGS; encoded by the coding sequence ATGGGACTCAGGTGCCTACTGGGACACGAATACGCGAACCGCGAGGTGGAGCGGGAGCGGGAGGAGCGCGGCGACGAGGTGGTCGTGACGTACCGCACCGTCGAGACCTGTGACCGCTGTGGCGAGCGGCGGATCGTCAGCGAGAACAAGGAGGTGCGGCCCGTGCGGAACCCGGCCGACGAGTCGGTGACGACTGGGCTGGGCGACGACGGGAGCGTGACGCCGGACCTCGGGGGCGACGCCGACGCGGAGGCGGCCGCCGCCCCCGACCCGACGCCCGACGCCGGCGCCGAGGGCGGGGTCGACGTCGAGTCGGCCGCCGAGGCCGAACCGGACGCCGTCGACGACGGCGACGAGGACGTGGACGTGGACACCCCGACCCCCGACGAGGACGTGGACGACGCCATCATCCTCGACGACGACGACGACGGGTCGGACGCCGACCGGGGACGCGGCGAGTGGCCGGACGCCGAGGGCGACGACGACGCCGGCGACGCCGACGGCGAGGGCGAGGGGCCGGAGAGCGTTCCGGACGCCGCCGACGACGGGACGACCGTCGTCAGCGGCGGCGAGGAGTGGCCCGACCCCGAGGGCGACGACGAGGGGTTCGACGCGGCGCCGAGCGACGGGGAGACGGCCGACGTCTCCTTCGGCGGGGGGCTGACCCCCGAGGAGGCCGCCGGCGGCGACGCCACGAACGGGTCGACGGCCGCGGCCGACGGGACGGCGACCGGCAAGCAGTTCGTCGCCGCCGAGGAGGTCGAACCCGTCGTCGACGACCGAACGGAGGGGGAGACGGAGTTCTTCTGCCCGAACTGCGGGCACGCCCGGTCCGCGAGCGGGTCGTCGATGCGTGCCGGTGACATCTGTCCCGACTGTCACAAGGGGTACATCGCGGAGCGCGAGGGGTCGTAA